In bacterium, the genomic window ACCGCGCGCAGGAGGGCGATCAGGGTGGTCGGCGTGGCGAGCAGCACCCTGTCGGTGACGCCACTCTCGATGAGACCCGGGTCCTTTTCGAGCGCGGCGTAGAAGATGCTCTCGCTGGGCAGGAACATCACCGTGAACTCGGGGCTCGTGCCGAACTGCTCCTGGTAGCTCTTGGCGCCCAGCTTGCGCACGTGATCGCGCACCTGCCGTGCGTGGTCGGCGAGATGCCCCGCGCGCGCCGCGTCGTCCGTGGCCTCGAGCGCCGCGAGGTAGGCCTCCAGCGGCGTCTTCGCGTCCACCACCACCTGCCCGCCGCCGGGCATCTTGATGATCATGTCGGGCCGCAGGCGCCCAGCGTCGGATTCGCCGCTCACCTGCTCGTGGAAGTCGACGTGCTCGAGCATGCCGGCCATCTCGACCACGCGGCGCAGCTGCATCTCGCCCCACTGGCCGCGGCCGCTGGGCCGGCGCAGGGCCTGCACCAGGTTGCCGGTCTCGGCCTGCAGCTTCTCGTGGGCGCCGGCCAGCGCGCGCAGCTGCTCGTTCAGGCCGCCGTAGGCTTCGGCGCGCGCCTTTTCGATGCGCGCCAGCTCCTCGTTCACCTTCTCGATCGACTTGCCCAGGGGCTCGACGAGCTTCGCGACCTCCTGCTTGCGCAGGTCCAGATCCCCGCGCGCCGTCGCCTGCTCTCTGCCGAAGGCCTCCCGGCTGAGCTGGAGCAGGCGGACGCTGTTCGCATCCAGGGCCTTGGCGGCGAGCGCCTCGAATTCGGTCGCCAGACGCTCGCCTTCCTTGCGCAGCAGCTCCAGCTTCTCGGCGGCGCCCTTGCGCTCGCCCTCGAGCGTGGCCCGCGCGCGGCCCAGCTCGACCTCGAGGCGCGCCAGGCGCCCCCGCGACCAAAGAAAACCGATCAGCAGCCCGAGAACGGCGCCGATAGGAATGCCCAGCAGGAGTGCCTGCGTGTCCATGCTCACCTCCCGGCCGGAGCCACTCTAGCGCGCGGGACGCGGCGCGGCAAGGAAGCCCGCGGCACGACGAGGAGGCATGGGAAGGGGCCCAGCCGTGCGCGCGGACGCAGATGCGTGGAACGGAAGTTGCGTGAGCGGAGCATCCACCAGCGCACAAGGCCTTGGCCTGACGAACATTACGGGACGGCAATGGAAGCCTTCATCGCCCGCCAACCGATCCTCACCGTGGACAACAAGGTCCACGCCTACGAGCTGCTCTTCCGCTCGGGGCCGGAGAATCTCTTTCGCGGTCGGGACGCCAACGCGGCCAGCTCCTCGGTGATCTCCAATTCGCTCTCCCTCTTCGATCTCTCGGCGCTCACCGGCAATCGCGACGCCTTCATCAACATGCCGCGGCAGCTCCTGCTCGACGGCAGCGTGCGCATCCTGCCGGCCAAGCAGGTCGTGATCGAGATCCTCGAGGACGTCGCGCCCGACCCCGAGGTGCTCGAGGCCGTCCGCGAGCTGCGTGCGGCGGGCTATCGCTTCGCGCTGGACGACATCGCCAGTTGCGCGAGCCAGCAGGCCTTCGTCGAGCTGGTCGACGTCGTCAAGGTCGACTGGCAGGCCGCCGGCGAGAGCCGCGCAAGCGAGATCGTCCGCGCCTGGCGACGCCCCGGCCTGCGCTTCCTTGCCGAGAAGGTGGAGACCTGGGCCGACTTCCAGCGCGCGCAGAGCGTCGGCTTCACCTACTTCCAGGGCTACTACTTCCAGCGGCCCGAGGTGCTCACGCACGGCGACATCCCGCGCAACAAGGCCGTCGCCCTCGCGCTCTTCCAGGCGATCCGCAAGGATCCGATCGACTACGCCACGCTCGAGAGCCTCATCAAGAGCGACCTCTCGCTCTCCTACCGGCTGCTGCGCCTGGTCAACTCGGCCTGGGCC contains:
- the rmuC gene encoding DNA recombination protein RmuC → MDTQALLLGIPIGAVLGLLIGFLWSRGRLARLEVELGRARATLEGERKGAAEKLELLRKEGERLATEFEALAAKALDANSVRLLQLSREAFGREQATARGDLDLRKQEVAKLVEPLGKSIEKVNEELARIEKARAEAYGGLNEQLRALAGAHEKLQAETGNLVQALRRPSGRGQWGEMQLRRVVEMAGMLEHVDFHEQVSGESDAGRLRPDMIIKMPGGGQVVVDAKTPLEAYLAALEATDDAARAGHLADHARQVRDHVRKLGAKSYQEQFGTSPEFTVMFLPSESIFYAALEKDPGLIESGVTDRVLLATPTTLIALLRAV
- a CDS encoding HDOD domain-containing protein, which produces MEAFIARQPILTVDNKVHAYELLFRSGPENLFRGRDANAASSSVISNSLSLFDLSALTGNRDAFINMPRQLLLDGSVRILPAKQVVIEILEDVAPDPEVLEAVRELRAAGYRFALDDIASCASQQAFVELVDVVKVDWQAAGESRASEIVRAWRRPGLRFLAEKVETWADFQRAQSVGFTYFQGYYFQRPEVLTHGDIPRNKAVALALFQAIRKDPIDYATLESLIKSDLSLSYRLLRLVNSAWAGLPHEILSISHAMVMLGEMRIRQLIQVTAMTDIAEDCSEELVQRSFIRAAFMETLAGRLGERLRDQEFYFVGFFSWLDVILGRTMEKVLELLPVSPQAREGLVEGKGLLGIMLRLCAALEHGDWAAVETHCAALGLESAATAEDYLGTIESLDSFTRGVTGQRQPQRLLS